In Plasmodium cynomolgi strain B DNA, chromosome 6, whole genome shotgun sequence, the sequence GCGAATACCTTGCAGTTTTATCCTCACTGTTGTCTGCGGTTTTATGTTGTACACTCCTGAGGAAAAACAGGGGTAGTGGGAATCTTCCGAGTATTCGAAGTACTTGGGAATGGCTGTTCTcgatatgaaaattttgagcGGGCCTGCCTGAGCGAAGAAGCCCAGTTTGTTTACGTCCGTCACAACTGCATCCAGTACCTACAATGGGCGGtgaggggaataaaaaaaaaaaaaaaaagtgggagcGTGTAGTATGTTGTGTACACCCATCAGTTGAATCAACTCAATCCACGCATGCAAAGAAGGGGGGGTGCGTGGGTGAAGTTTTCCTATCAGCGTCCTCCACGATATTGATCCCTTTCACGGGGGAGGAACAGTCACCCACCTCGTCCTTAAACGGCTTGAAGACGATGGCCTGGTATTTGACCTTCACAACGATCATGCTCGTCCCGTCCTGTACACGTCCAGGCTCACTATGAATTATACGGATGACGCAAATTATGTATCCATACTTGGCATTGCACTGACCTTCTACACTGTTTCGCAGCATATCTTCTATAAACTGCTGGTATCTCGGGCCCAGCTGACTTGGctttattattacatttttccattcctctATGACGAAGTACATTGTACGTTCGGCTGTGCGCCGTTGCTTTAGCTGCGTGGCGGTTTGCTGAGGAGAGAGAGCTGTTGCAGACGTGGTCAATTCACAAAcgaggggaggaggaggagctcGGTGGGTATACTTCTCCCCTGTTCAATTTTCCCCTGTTCACTTCTCTTCTGTTCACTTTTCCCCTTATTTTATGAACCCCCTCCCTAATTTTCACTTTATTGCGCCTTCTCACGTTGCCCTTGTCGTGGCTCCTCCGTTTTGCGCACATGCAACACTTTAGTGGATAACGCTTCGCAAAGGAGGGAGggccctttttcttctctccccttGGTCGAAATGCAGAAAGAGGGTTGGCAACTCAGAACCGCAGCATGGTAAGTACGGGTGGCTATGGTACAGGGCGATAGCGCGAGATATTTCTGTGGCAATATGGGACCACGGGATCATAAAATGGTGAAATCGTGAAATCGTGCGATCAGTAGATCATGGgagcccttttttgttgctttgtTTCCTCTTCCATCGTAAGGCGCGCCGAAATGTGGCAGAGTTTGTCAACTTATGGGGCGCAGGTTCGGATGCTCATAAACATATGCacgtgcatgtatgtacatatgtactaAGTATTATgtatgttgtttttttttttttcttcgatcGAGATTCGGCCTATTTTTCCGTCGTCGCTCCTCCGCGCGTTCCCACGGGAAAATAAAACGGGGTGGGGTTCAATCCCGACGGTACAAATTGGCAACTGGTGCATTTAAGCTGGTCCCCCGCTGGAATCGCAATTACCTATGCTTGCTCATTTGGCGTAATAACGAACCCTTTCGAGTTTGAAAGGGGAAACacaggaaggaagaaataaaaagaattaaaagagtaaaaaaaaaaaaaaaaaaaactaggaCCAATTTACGCTTCAACTTTTTCGCGCAGTTTTCCGCGGTGCCGTTTTCTCCTCCCATGCGGCGATCACAGAAAGTCCATAAGGAGGACACACGTGGGACGATGACTATCACAGCTGGGAAGTGTTCCAagcacattaaaaaatttttcaccaATGGGTTGAAGAAAAACGTCCTCCCGTATTTCCTGCACTGCAAAAATAAACCCTTCCTCATGAACTCCAAATATGTGCAGAAGTACTCTCTCGAGTTCGTCCCCAAAAGTGTTATTAACAGGTCAGCTCAGAAGAGGCAGAGGCAGGGGCAGGCAGGGGGCAGCTGCAAGGACCCGCTGCAAGGACCCGCTGCAAGGACCCGCTGCACCATCTTGGCATTTTTCACAACAGCACGTAGATACCTCCGCACGTGTGCCCAACTATTGCAcgcctcttctttttcactcCTCCCATACCCCCTCCACAGATACATCCAAGACAAACGGAGGATCAAAAAAGAGGAGTGAACACGCATGACGTAGTTATGAAGTTCCCAGGGAGGGGAAGGAGCCGCCCCCACGTCGGATCCCCACGCCTGTTCTCCACTTCGCGTCCCCACTTCTCTCCTTCTCCGCTTCCCCACTTGGGTTCCCCTCCTCAGGAGGCCCACTCCCGCCGCATTACCCTTCTTATCAAA encodes:
- a CDS encoding hypothetical protein (putative), translated to MTITAGKCSKHIKKFFTNGLKKNVLPYFLHCKNKPFLMNSKYVQKYSLEFVPKSVINRYIQDKRRIKKEE
- a CDS encoding DNA-directed RNA polymerase II (putative); translated protein: MYFVIEEWKNVIIKPSQLGPRYQQFIEDMLRNSVEGQCNAKYGYIICVIRIIHSEPGRVQDGTSMIVVKVKYQAIVFKPFKDEVLDAVVTDVNKLGFFAQAGPLKIFISRTAIPKYFEYSEDSHYPCFSSGVYNIKPQTTVRIKLQGIRYDLSNMFAIATINNEYLGCIESNTLQVM